The Deltaproteobacteria bacterium genomic sequence AACGGACCCTCCCGATATTGCAGCCTTTCTTCGCGGAACTGGATGAGAAGACCACCCATCCGCTGCGACGCCGGCATCCCCGGTTGGTCATGCTGTCCGTGGCGGGCTTTCCGGAGGATTCGGTTTTTGATCAGCTTTCAAGCTGGTTCAATTCCGTATACGGCAGACTGGGCTACGTGGCGGCGGAAATTTATCGCCCGAACGCGGAAGCCATGACCACACCTTTTGCCAGGGACAGGGCGAAAAGCATCCTGGAAGCGACACGACAGGCCGGCCGGGAGCTCGTTCAGGAAGGTAAGATACGTCCCGAAACCATGGCCGAGGTCCTTCAGCCGGTCACCGATGACGACAAGGGCTTTTTCCAGATCGGCAATCTCATGTGGAAAACCTGCATTACTGAAGGTATCACCCCCCAGGAGTTCACGGAACGGGGCATGCTTCCCCGTCCGGACTCCCTGGAAACCTTCCTGACCATCATGGCCATGGGATTCAAACCGGAGGCGGCGGAAGGCATGCAGGCCGCCATGCAGTTCGTTTTTTCCGGCGATGTATCGGGAACATGCCACATAACCATCATGGACCGGAGCATCAAGACCGGAGTGGGGGCCCTGGACAGGCCTGACATTACGATCACCTCACCCTTCCCGGTCTGGATGGATATCATCGCCGGAAAGCTCGACGGCACGCAGGCATTCATGGATAAACAATACACGGTGGAGGGTGATGCGTCGATCCTGATGAAAATGAACGATCTTTTTGGAAGATAAAAATAAAGGGGTCAAATCTACATTTGACTCATATGCCGTAGGACGGAGTTATCTTGACAAAGTGTGTAAGGACCTTTTCGAGTCAAAACTTCTCCTGTGTTCTATGAACGAGCCTGTTGCGCTTGTATGGCAGCTTTTCTCCCGTAATGTTCGATCAAGAACATGCAAAATGTCTCAGGTAACGATTATCGGCTACATCTGCAAGTCCTTCAAATTGCCTTATTGCTCAGAACACCGCTTCCACATGTAATCTTTTCTTAATGTACACTCGATGAGCATCCCATATCCATTTTATAGTCACTAAAATTCTCCTTGCATTAGATATTTATTTATTGTTTATTCAAACTTAGTTATCACATTGTTATGTTTATTCATTCAAACGTTCTATCTTGCGATGTGCCGATGAGGTAAAAGGGTTTATTCATGCCACGGTTCCATTATGGTCTGGATGACCCGTTCGGCTTTCCCGTTGGTGTTAAGTTTCCGTACCCTGTTGAAATCCTGTTCGATACTCTTTGCTTTGCGTAACCACATAAAAGCATGATGCGCGGGAGTACCCCGATACTCCTTGCCGTTGTCGGTGTAATACTGCTCAATGATACTCTCGCGCCGGATAAATCAATTTCTTCCGCTCCTCATAGTAGGCGTGGTAGGTCTCCTTCCACTGCATAGGTGTCAGACGGGTATGCTTGTGAATGACCATCCGGATCCTCATTCTGAAATCTTGATCTCTCTCTTACAGGAAATCCCGAAAACGTAAACAACGCTAACGTATCCTGCAGATAAAG encodes the following:
- a CDS encoding NAD(P)H-dependent oxidoreductase produces the protein MKVMAIDSSPRAAGQSKTRLLMGALVGGMREAGAEVIEVELRKKKINRCIGCFTCWTKTPGVCVHKDDMTRELFPQWLESDLVVYGTPLYHFLMNAELKVFIERTLPILQPFFAELDEKTTHPLRRRHPRLVMLSVAGFPEDSVFDQLSSWFNSVYGRLGYVAAEIYRPNAEAMTTPFARDRAKSILEATRQAGRELVQEGKIRPETMAEVLQPVTDDDKGFFQIGNLMWKTCITEGITPQEFTERGMLPRPDSLETFLTIMAMGFKPEAAEGMQAAMQFVFSGDVSGTCHITIMDRSIKTGVGALDRPDITITSPFPVWMDIIAGKLDGTQAFMDKQYTVEGDASILMKMNDLFGR